Within the Bernardetia sp. genome, the region GAAAAGCATATTGCTCGTTTGCTTACTGGTATTCAGCAACAAGATATGACTTCTGAGGAAGTAGAAGTGATTTTAGTAGATTCAGGTTCAACAGATGCTACAGTAAATATTGCTACACACTACGACATAAAAATTATTAGTATAAAACCAGAAGATTTCTCTTTTGGCTATGCTTTAAATGTAGGTTGCGAGCAAGCAAAGGGAGAAATATTATTATTTGCAAGTGCACATGTTTATCCTACATATAAGGATTGGTTAGCCCAAATGCTAAAGCCTTTTGAAGATGATAAAGTTGCATTAGTATATGGTAAGCAGCGAGGAAATGAGATTACAAAGTATTCTGAACACCAACTTTTTAAAAAATGGTTTCCAGAAAGTTCAGACTTCAATCAAATTCATCCTTTTTGTAATAATGCTAATGCAGCCATTCGTAGAGAATTATGGAAAGAGCAACCCTACGATGAGGCTCTTACAGGATTAGAGGACTTAGACTGGGCAAAAAAAATACTCAATAAGGGATATAAACTTGTGTACAATGCA harbors:
- a CDS encoding glycosyltransferase, which translates into the protein MPPKISIIIRSFNEEKHIARLLTGIQQQDMTSEEVEVILVDSGSTDATVNIATHYDIKIISIKPEDFSFGYALNVGCEQAKGEILLFASAHVYPTYKDWLAQMLKPFEDDKVALVYGKQRGNEITKYSEHQLFKKWFPESSDFNQIHPFCNNANAAIRRELWKEQPYDEALTGLEDLDWAKKILNKGYKLVYNAEAEIIHVHEETPKRVLNRYRREAIALKYIMPEAKFSFFDFIQLSISNIFSDWLHSSKEKVFFKNFWDICIFRFMQFWGTYKGYRQKKPIDTILKKRFYYPNAITMKTMEFQNTKKLIDYSESSQ